The following coding sequences lie in one Synechococcus sp. PCC 7336 genomic window:
- a CDS encoding SWIM zinc finger family protein: MSRTWWGERFLEAMSEFADPGRLQRGRSYSGDSRILMFDISDGEITATVRGNVNPYFGVYKEPKYIVNVALTAIPMEDWPDVIRHLSSKAGSVAKLLLNEMPDEIEESFDSVGQSLLPGGFDDFQSSCSCPDWSRPCKHIAGVCYRLAQHLDRDPFLLFELRGLSREELQAELVKSPLGRALSAELSAQSELQPQPVAFLFARPEPIELDTQLSPREFWQGTKRLPQTVESIDGAAVPAIVVKKQGDYPPFWHKDKSFIEVMEELYGRVKVKNKDLL, from the coding sequence ATGAGTCGAACTTGGTGGGGGGAGCGGTTTCTGGAGGCCATGTCGGAGTTTGCGGACCCCGGACGGTTGCAGCGGGGGCGATCGTATTCCGGCGACAGTCGAATTTTGATGTTTGATATCAGCGACGGAGAGATTACAGCGACGGTGCGAGGCAATGTAAACCCATATTTTGGAGTTTATAAGGAGCCAAAATATATCGTAAACGTGGCATTGACTGCCATTCCCATGGAAGATTGGCCCGATGTGATTCGCCATTTGTCGTCAAAGGCTGGGTCTGTGGCGAAGTTGCTGCTGAACGAAATGCCGGATGAGATCGAAGAGAGTTTTGATTCAGTGGGGCAGTCTTTGTTGCCGGGTGGGTTCGACGATTTTCAAAGCAGTTGTTCTTGTCCCGATTGGTCGCGCCCTTGCAAGCATATTGCAGGGGTCTGTTACCGCTTGGCTCAGCATTTGGATCGCGATCCGTTTCTACTGTTCGAGCTGCGCGGCTTGTCGCGGGAGGAGTTGCAGGCGGAATTGGTCAAGTCGCCGCTGGGTCGAGCACTGTCGGCGGAATTGAGTGCGCAATCAGAGTTGCAGCCACAGCCGGTCGCCTTTTTGTTCGCCCGACCGGAGCCGATTGAGCTAGATACTCAGTTGAGCCCGAGGGAGTTTTGGCAGGGGACAAAGCGATTGCCGCAAACCGTTGAGAGTATTGATGGGGCAGCGGTGCCCGCCATTGTGGTGAAGAAGCAGGGGGATTATCCGCCGTTTTGGCACAAGGATAAATCGTTTATTGAGGTGATGGAAGAGTTGTACGGGCGGGTGAAGGTGAAGAATAAAGATTTATTGTGA
- a CDS encoding DEAD/DEAH box helicase, protein MKILHGTWIPHSGSDFIQTGEFYLWAETAEPQKRRKRVAGRHPFQLEKAELVTWLSGELRLGSDRLVAEAIAPKYFHLPSGSDKPLPSPELARYWEADWPEAADWQLWEVDCYEVKTRVKTGQREYRDAIPAIKLLNDLHFIALHQSAEVQFGNDLLFWYHYTRAFAQAIFKDQYIPALRYRELSAPKSKGRRKKSEPEFELYPTWEFVSEQYETNIHRYVEHMPAICTCGFDDAPKTPQLWDKETLLRHFSEVLLDDIVTHTPSTNQFDKTLADTLLAGCFQPDRKHPWRDRQSLELYRQWQDWRQKLARTQTATSFYLGFQLEDPGDTDEPWELFFVVADRQDPSHRMLLADYWLMDAGERQTVGDRFGADFEQQLLVHLGYAARMYPLLWQALDRMAPFCLALEVQEAFEFLTEFAWVLEDAGFKVIVPSWWTPAGRRRAKVKLRPKQKSSAGKQKGSKSYFGFDQLVDYEYQLAIGDEPVSNEEWEQLVEAQTPLVLFRGEWVEIDPAKMKEMLEFWRSQPEDSEMSLLDLVKLEAQQQEEIELDLSRDRALADWMDQLRDPSKLEVLPNPENLQGTLREYQQRGLSWLSYLENLGLNGCLADDMGLGKTIQVIARLVQEREEVQQQAEVQQQEEERPILPTLLVVPTSVVGNWKREIEKFAPDLCVAIHHGSNRNTNEAAFQKLYDEYDVIITSFTLARKDQKLLNAVEWHRIVLDEAQNIKNPKAAQTKAILKLSARHRLALTGTPVENRLMDLWSIFNFLNPGYLGNQTQFRKSFEIPIQKNSDLRQSATLKKLVEPFILRRMKTDRNIIKDLPDKVEQKVYCNLTKEQASLYEAVVKQISGELEQAEGMSRRGLILSSLMKLKQICNHPRQFLQDGSDFTTERSHKLSRLTEMVAEAISEGESLLIFTQFTEIGEALEHYLRHHHLLNTYYLHGGTSRKKREQMIAEFQEPETEPSAFILSLKAGGVGITLTKANHVFHFDRWWNPAVEDQATDRAFRIGQTKNVFVHKFVAIGTLEERIDEMIEDKKKLAGAVVGSDESWLTELDNEAFQQLIALNTSAVL, encoded by the coding sequence ATGAAAATACTGCACGGCACCTGGATTCCCCACAGTGGCAGCGACTTTATCCAAACTGGAGAGTTTTATCTCTGGGCTGAAACTGCCGAACCCCAAAAGCGGCGCAAAAGAGTGGCGGGTCGCCATCCCTTTCAGTTAGAGAAAGCAGAACTGGTCACTTGGTTGAGTGGGGAACTGCGCCTCGGTAGCGATCGCCTCGTTGCAGAAGCGATCGCCCCCAAATATTTCCACTTGCCCAGCGGCTCCGACAAACCCCTGCCCTCCCCCGAACTCGCCCGCTATTGGGAAGCCGATTGGCCGGAGGCGGCGGACTGGCAACTGTGGGAAGTGGATTGCTATGAAGTCAAAACCCGCGTTAAAACCGGACAGCGTGAATACCGGGACGCGATTCCTGCCATCAAACTGCTGAACGACTTGCACTTTATTGCCTTGCACCAATCGGCAGAAGTGCAATTCGGGAACGATTTGCTGTTTTGGTATCACTACACGCGCGCGTTCGCACAGGCGATCTTTAAAGACCAGTACATCCCGGCCCTGCGATACCGCGAACTGTCTGCCCCCAAAAGCAAGGGCCGCCGCAAAAAAAGTGAGCCCGAGTTCGAGCTATATCCCACTTGGGAGTTTGTTTCCGAGCAGTACGAAACCAATATCCATCGTTATGTCGAGCACATGCCTGCAATCTGTACCTGTGGCTTCGACGATGCCCCCAAGACCCCTCAGTTGTGGGATAAAGAAACCCTACTGCGGCATTTTTCCGAAGTGCTGCTGGACGATATTGTCACCCATACCCCCAGCACGAACCAATTCGACAAAACGCTTGCCGACACTCTATTGGCAGGATGCTTCCAGCCCGACCGCAAGCATCCCTGGCGCGATCGCCAGTCTTTAGAACTATATCGCCAATGGCAGGACTGGCGGCAGAAGCTGGCCCGCACCCAAACGGCCACGTCATTTTACTTGGGCTTTCAACTGGAAGACCCCGGCGACACGGACGAGCCCTGGGAATTATTCTTTGTGGTGGCCGATCGCCAAGATCCCTCCCATCGCATGCTGTTGGCCGACTATTGGTTAATGGACGCTGGAGAGCGCCAGACGGTGGGCGATCGCTTCGGGGCCGATTTCGAGCAGCAATTACTGGTGCATTTGGGCTACGCTGCCCGCATGTATCCTCTCCTCTGGCAGGCATTGGACCGGATGGCCCCCTTCTGTCTGGCTCTGGAGGTGCAAGAAGCCTTCGAGTTTCTGACCGAGTTTGCTTGGGTGTTGGAGGATGCCGGGTTCAAGGTGATTGTGCCCAGTTGGTGGACCCCCGCCGGTCGCCGCCGCGCCAAAGTAAAGCTGCGTCCCAAGCAGAAGAGCAGCGCAGGCAAACAGAAGGGCAGCAAGAGTTACTTCGGCTTCGACCAACTGGTGGACTACGAATATCAGTTGGCCATTGGGGACGAACCGGTCAGCAATGAGGAATGGGAACAATTGGTGGAAGCCCAGACGCCACTGGTGCTGTTTCGCGGCGAATGGGTGGAGATCGATCCCGCCAAGATGAAGGAGATGCTGGAGTTCTGGCGATCGCAACCTGAGGACTCCGAGATGTCGCTGCTGGATCTAGTCAAGCTGGAGGCACAGCAGCAGGAGGAGATCGAGCTGGATCTGAGTCGCGATCGCGCCTTGGCAGACTGGATGGACCAACTGCGAGATCCCAGCAAACTGGAGGTTTTGCCCAACCCCGAAAACTTGCAAGGCACGTTGCGGGAATATCAGCAACGGGGCTTGTCCTGGCTGAGCTATTTGGAAAATCTGGGTTTGAATGGCTGTCTGGCGGACGATATGGGCTTGGGTAAAACCATTCAGGTGATTGCCCGCTTGGTGCAAGAACGGGAAGAGGTACAGCAGCAAGCAGAGGTGCAGCAGCAAGAGGAAGAGCGTCCGATACTGCCGACGCTGCTGGTGGTACCCACATCAGTAGTGGGGAACTGGAAGCGGGAAATTGAGAAATTTGCCCCCGACCTGTGCGTGGCCATTCACCACGGCAGCAATCGCAATACGAATGAAGCGGCGTTTCAGAAGCTTTATGACGAATATGACGTCATCATCACGTCCTTCACATTGGCTCGCAAAGACCAGAAACTTTTGAATGCCGTGGAGTGGCATCGCATTGTCTTGGACGAGGCCCAAAACATCAAGAATCCCAAAGCCGCTCAGACCAAAGCCATTCTCAAACTGTCGGCTCGCCATCGCCTCGCCCTAACGGGAACGCCGGTCGAAAATCGCCTGATGGATCTGTGGTCGATCTTCAACTTCCTCAACCCCGGCTATCTGGGCAATCAAACTCAATTCCGCAAGTCATTTGAAATTCCCATTCAAAAGAACAGCGATCTGCGCCAATCTGCTACCTTAAAAAAATTGGTGGAGCCGTTTATTTTGCGGCGCATGAAAACCGATCGCAACATCATCAAAGACTTGCCCGACAAGGTGGAGCAAAAGGTTTACTGCAATTTGACCAAAGAGCAGGCATCGCTGTACGAGGCAGTGGTCAAGCAAATTTCTGGCGAACTGGAGCAGGCGGAGGGCATGAGTCGCAGGGGGTTAATTCTCTCTTCTCTGATGAAACTGAAGCAAATTTGCAACCATCCCAGGCAGTTTTTGCAGGATGGCAGCGACTTTACAACAGAGCGATCGCACAAACTCAGTCGCTTGACGGAGATGGTGGCGGAAGCAATTTCCGAAGGGGAGAGTCTCCTGATCTTCACGCAATTTACCGAGATTGGCGAAGCGTTGGAGCACTACCTGCGGCACCACCACCTGCTCAACACCTATTACCTGCACGGCGGCACCTCCCGCAAAAAGCGCGAGCAGATGATTGCCGAGTTTCAAGAGCCCGAAACGGAACCGTCGGCATTTATTCTCTCCCTCAAGGCTGGCGGGGTGGGGATTACGCTGACCAAGGCCAACCACGTCTTTCACTTCGATCGCTGGTGGAACCCGGCGGTGGAGGATCAGGCTACAGACCGGGCCTTTCGCATCGGGCAAACCAAGAATGTGTTTGTCCACAAGTTTGTGGCGATCGGCACGTTGGAGGAGCGGATTGACGAAATGATTGAGGACAAGAAAAAATTAGCGGGGGCTGTAGTGGGATCGGATGAGTCTTGGCTGACGGAGTTGGATAATGAGGCGTTCCAGCAGTTGATTGCCTTGAATACCAGTGCGGTGTTGTAG
- a CDS encoding DUF4351 domain-containing protein, whose product MDRNEYDINLRSLVGDYCQDFLQWLVGEGARVEEIVNSVFTSRERRADIVIRYATPAGRRGILHIEFQRRPLVEMPLRMAEYSLFIMLNYGEAPTQILILLEDSKAAREMPDFYACGGTRVQYKLLPLWEQDPEAILVGDCPGLLPLVPLMGPPNQLKERLEACEAAISERVEVKSRQQDLLAVAVLLSSLQPRGRDAIEEFLRSRKMLDLMESPLLRDWLREAEERGKAEGEAEGEARGKVRGKAEEGQRMLVRLLSHQFGPLPQALSTSLKAIANPERLEELLDAALDATNLEDFQKNL is encoded by the coding sequence ATGGACCGCAATGAGTACGACATCAACCTGCGCAGCTTGGTAGGTGATTACTGTCAGGACTTTCTCCAATGGCTGGTGGGCGAGGGAGCTCGGGTGGAGGAGATCGTCAATTCAGTGTTTACGTCTCGCGAGCGACGAGCAGATATCGTTATCCGCTATGCCACCCCCGCTGGGAGGCGAGGCATCCTTCATATCGAGTTTCAGCGTCGGCCTTTGGTGGAGATGCCGCTGCGCATGGCTGAATATTCGCTGTTTATCATGCTCAACTATGGCGAAGCACCGACCCAGATCTTAATCCTGCTGGAGGACAGCAAAGCGGCTCGGGAGATGCCCGATTTCTATGCCTGCGGTGGAACGAGAGTTCAATATAAACTGCTCCCGTTATGGGAACAAGATCCAGAGGCGATTTTAGTCGGCGATTGTCCGGGCCTGCTCCCCTTGGTGCCCTTGATGGGACCGCCGAACCAGTTGAAGGAACGGCTTGAGGCTTGTGAAGCAGCCATTTCCGAGCGAGTAGAAGTAAAATCGAGGCAACAGGATTTGCTAGCGGTGGCAGTGCTGTTGAGCTCGCTCCAGCCGAGGGGGCGGGATGCGATCGAAGAATTCCTCAGGAGCAGAAAAATGTTGGATCTGATGGAGTCTCCCCTATTGAGGGATTGGCTGCGCGAAGCTGAAGAAAGGGGCAAAGCTGAAGGCGAGGCTGAAGGCGAGGCTAGAGGCAAAGTTCGCGGGAAGGCAGAAGAAGGGCAGCGGATGCTCGTCCGTCTCCTATCCCATCAGTTTGGACCGCTCCCTCAAGCCCTCTCGACATCGCTAAAGGCGATCGCCAATCCAGAACGACTGGAAGAACTTCTTGATGCTGCATTAGATGCAACCAACCTAGAAGATTTCCAGAAAAACCTCTGA
- a CDS encoding alpha/beta fold hydrolase: MEEILDSLNDRACVSAARKAQIWSWRDCNIYAVRSGEPRPDRPPLLCVHGFGASTDHWHNNLGPLSEAFEVWAIDLLGFGRSAKPNIQYSGDLWRDQLSDFVQEVIGRPAVLLGNSLGGYASLCVAAQRPESAAGVVLLNSAGPFASTAPEPSRNPIGQWMGSLTKAILLQPWASFLLFQYVRRKSVIRKTLEKVYCDRAAVTDRLVEDIYRPSCDKGAAKVFAAVFKSRQGARVDELLGQMGCPLMLLWGEGDPWMDVRRRSQQFRQYYPQLTEHFLEAGHCPHDEVPEQVNALVREWVLAKM, translated from the coding sequence ATGGAGGAAATTTTGGATTCTCTTAACGATCGCGCTTGCGTCTCTGCTGCTCGCAAGGCCCAAATCTGGAGCTGGCGAGATTGCAATATCTACGCCGTTCGATCTGGGGAACCTCGCCCCGATCGCCCGCCACTCCTTTGCGTACATGGGTTTGGAGCCTCTACCGACCACTGGCACAACAATCTCGGTCCCCTGAGCGAGGCGTTTGAGGTCTGGGCAATCGATCTGTTGGGGTTCGGGCGATCGGCCAAGCCGAACATTCAATACAGTGGCGATTTGTGGCGGGATCAGTTAAGCGATTTCGTTCAGGAAGTTATTGGTCGGCCCGCCGTACTGTTAGGCAACTCTTTGGGGGGATACGCGTCGTTATGCGTAGCCGCACAGCGTCCCGAGTCGGCAGCAGGGGTAGTGTTGCTCAATAGTGCCGGACCGTTTGCGAGCACTGCACCAGAACCATCTAGAAACCCCATAGGCCAATGGATGGGGAGTTTGACGAAGGCAATTCTCTTGCAGCCTTGGGCCAGCTTTTTACTGTTTCAGTACGTGCGCCGCAAGTCTGTGATTCGCAAAACCTTGGAGAAGGTGTATTGCGATCGCGCGGCTGTCACCGATCGCCTAGTGGAAGACATCTACCGCCCCTCCTGCGACAAAGGAGCCGCCAAGGTCTTTGCTGCAGTGTTCAAATCCCGTCAGGGGGCCAGAGTGGACGAGCTGCTCGGCCAAATGGGCTGTCCGCTCATGCTGTTGTGGGGGGAGGGGGACCCGTGGATGGATGTCAGGAGGCGATCGCAGCAATTTCGCCAGTATTATCCTCAATTGACCGAGCACTTTCTCGAGGCCGGTCACTGTCCCCACGATGAGGTGCCCGAGCAGGTGAATGCACTGGTGCGGGAGTGGGTGTTAGCAAAGATGTGA
- a CDS encoding c-type cytochrome, with amino-acid sequence MGIVLLLGTLLYFGIGRWHQPDSYTLAVLQLTGDPAKGETLFAMNCAGCHGTTAEGHVGPSLHGVTDRRSDIALIEQVTSGKTLPMPQFQPEPEAMADLLSYLKTLSPRP; translated from the coding sequence ATGGGTATTGTTTTGTTGCTAGGGACTTTACTGTATTTTGGAATTGGCCGCTGGCACCAACCCGATTCCTATACTCTTGCCGTGCTCCAGCTCACTGGCGATCCGGCCAAAGGGGAAACGCTATTTGCGATGAATTGTGCTGGCTGTCACGGTACAACGGCAGAGGGTCATGTCGGCCCTAGTTTGCATGGCGTCACCGATCGCCGTTCCGATATTGCTTTAATCGAGCAGGTCACTAGCGGCAAAACGTTGCCAATGCCCCAGTTTCAGCCCGAACCCGAAGCGATGGCCGACCTGTTGAGTTATCTGAAAACTCTGTCGCCGCGACCTTAG
- a CDS encoding adenosine deaminase: protein MALHAELHRHLGGSVVPRILWRYLHRQDAPLARDYPDYADFEDYYTRPRKTLDEYLELHSLVESVQTLETLPYFICRLLRGAYVFEDLAYLEIRYTPYLRTDPSLAEADRLRQMHQIIEVVAEATRQTDYPIVTSQILCLHSRLPERVNRAIVEAAASHASVCAIDLAGGDKAYRDRMPEWVELYKSALARGLKTTAHLYETPDGCYPELLPYVSRIGHGIQIPLLQPELLPALAKRNQCLEICPTTYLKTGTLSTLEPLKQVFDRCFDAGVDIAICTDNAGLHNVRLPFEYENLLTLDIIDFSQLQQCQSAAFRHAFAWPHSKSPAEALRDGSVSLAASR from the coding sequence ATGGCTCTCCACGCCGAATTGCATCGCCATCTGGGTGGTTCCGTCGTTCCCCGCATTCTCTGGCGCTACCTGCACCGCCAAGACGCGCCTCTAGCCCGAGACTATCCCGACTATGCCGATTTCGAAGACTATTACACCCGCCCCCGCAAGACTCTCGATGAATATCTAGAGTTGCACTCGTTAGTCGAAAGCGTTCAAACCTTAGAGACACTTCCCTACTTCATCTGCCGACTTTTGAGGGGAGCTTATGTGTTTGAGGATTTGGCCTATCTCGAAATTCGCTATACCCCCTATCTGCGTACCGATCCCAGCCTCGCTGAAGCCGATCGCCTGCGGCAGATGCACCAAATTATTGAGGTTGTGGCTGAAGCCACTCGCCAAACCGATTACCCCATCGTCACCAGCCAAATTCTCTGCTTGCACTCGCGACTGCCCGAGCGGGTAAACCGGGCCATCGTCGAAGCCGCCGCCAGCCACGCGTCCGTCTGTGCAATTGACCTAGCCGGGGGAGATAAAGCTTATCGCGATCGCATGCCCGAATGGGTGGAACTCTACAAATCTGCTCTGGCCCGAGGTCTGAAAACCACCGCTCACCTATACGAAACTCCCGACGGCTGCTATCCAGAGCTACTGCCCTACGTCTCCCGCATCGGCCACGGCATCCAGATTCCGCTGCTCCAGCCCGAACTCTTGCCCGCCTTGGCCAAGCGCAACCAGTGCTTGGAGATCTGTCCCACCACCTATCTCAAAACGGGGACACTCTCCACATTGGAACCGCTCAAACAGGTGTTCGATCGCTGTTTCGACGCTGGTGTCGATATTGCCATTTGCACCGATAACGCCGGACTGCACAACGTCCGCCTGCCGTTTGAATACGAAAATCTACTCACCCTCGACATCATTGACTTCTCCCAACTGCAGCAGTGCCAGTCTGCTGCTTTTCGTCATGCCTTTGCCTGGCCCCACTCCAAGTCCCCTGCCGAGGCACTGCGAGATGGTTCGGTTTCCCTGGCGGCTTCTCGGTAG
- a CDS encoding HD family phosphohydrolase: MTQSPDRNLPLCHPWSRILKGASSQSLNRVLPVLKHAANYSFAVALLTAAHGSKFYNEPRLTAGELAPETLVAPFAAEIVDPEATAALEAQIRAEATQFLQVDPRANAQMQDNLARQLQIGEELRQSVGLPPYIPRSLLSLAAQQYFQQLLPEEWEALLAAIDGAVVEELPTEALLPASELGGLRQELLSPSNEGSISFAELVARIEAAQQRYQLTRGQLQETGWSPDLLQWSSAEWTDVKRTLPEALRRLQAIGLAQGLPPDLQREGIAAQLESLPESLRPVAIQLLDSVVQPNLLINRQLTQEQLQSQLDRMQPVTIAVERGSDIVMRGEPIDSTQFAILDHYNLTQRRLNVGGLLQVGGMMAGAIAIFVPLQNWIRPTLRSRDRLLLLLLASTVAPTASIFGVQSSALPAVGLLAGSFYGGLLGLLVLGGAAALLPVATEVTAVTLGPVLAGSLLACLVAPRLRSREDLALLGGGAALTQAATYGLLSLATGNPFQAVQMAIAGGSGLLWSVAALGASPNLELLFDLVTPIRLAELANPNRPLLRRLADEAPGTFQHTLFVASLAERAAQRLKLNAELVRTGTLYHDIGKMLRAQYFIENLKGAPNPHEALNNPYRSAEIIRDHVSDGLKLARQYRLPTAIRAFIPEHQGTIRIAYFYHQAQVESPNNPPEEAAFRYDGPIPQTRETGVVMLADACEAALRSLRKREEGEEVVSPEMAKRMILSIFRNRWEDGQLVDSGLMRKDLEAIAEVFLQVWQDSSHERIRYPQPLMVGAGRSV, from the coding sequence ATGACACAATCCCCCGATCGCAATCTCCCCCTCTGCCATCCCTGGAGCAGGATCTTGAAGGGAGCCAGTAGCCAATCTCTCAACCGCGTGCTGCCAGTCCTCAAGCATGCGGCCAATTATAGTTTTGCAGTCGCGTTACTGACGGCAGCCCACGGTTCTAAGTTTTACAACGAGCCCCGTTTGACGGCTGGAGAACTAGCCCCCGAAACGTTGGTGGCTCCATTCGCCGCCGAGATTGTCGATCCAGAAGCCACGGCGGCATTAGAGGCGCAAATTCGGGCAGAGGCCACCCAATTTTTGCAGGTGGACCCTCGTGCCAATGCCCAAATGCAGGACAACCTAGCACGGCAATTGCAGATAGGGGAGGAATTGCGCCAGAGCGTAGGGCTGCCTCCCTATATTCCTCGCTCCTTGCTGTCGCTCGCCGCCCAGCAGTATTTCCAACAGCTGTTGCCGGAGGAGTGGGAAGCCTTGTTGGCGGCGATTGATGGCGCTGTAGTGGAGGAATTACCGACAGAGGCTCTGCTACCGGCCAGTGAGTTGGGGGGGCTGCGACAGGAGCTTTTGTCCCCCTCCAACGAGGGCAGCATCTCCTTTGCCGAGTTGGTGGCCAGAATTGAAGCAGCTCAGCAACGCTACCAATTGACGCGGGGACAATTGCAGGAGACTGGCTGGTCCCCCGACCTACTGCAGTGGAGCTCGGCAGAATGGACAGATGTGAAACGAACCTTGCCCGAGGCTCTGCGACGGCTGCAGGCGATCGGTCTCGCGCAGGGGCTTCCACCAGACCTGCAGCGCGAGGGCATTGCCGCTCAATTAGAATCTTTACCCGAATCGCTACGACCGGTGGCGATTCAGCTATTGGATAGTGTAGTGCAGCCGAACTTGCTAATTAATCGCCAGCTCACGCAAGAGCAGTTGCAGTCTCAGCTCGATCGCATGCAACCCGTGACGATCGCTGTGGAGCGCGGCAGCGATATCGTCATGAGAGGGGAACCGATCGACTCGACGCAATTTGCCATTTTGGACCATTACAACCTGACGCAGCGGCGCTTGAATGTGGGGGGCTTGCTGCAGGTGGGGGGCATGATGGCGGGGGCGATCGCCATTTTTGTGCCGTTGCAAAATTGGATTCGACCCACCCTGCGCAGCCGCGATCGCCTCCTGCTGCTACTACTGGCCAGTACCGTCGCCCCCACTGCCAGCATCTTCGGCGTGCAGTCGAGTGCATTACCGGCTGTCGGGTTGTTGGCGGGGAGTTTTTACGGCGGGCTCTTGGGCTTGTTAGTCCTGGGTGGAGCAGCGGCTTTGCTGCCCGTGGCGACGGAGGTGACAGCAGTAACGCTGGGACCGGTCTTAGCGGGCAGCCTGTTGGCTTGTCTGGTGGCACCGCGCTTGCGATCGCGCGAGGATCTCGCCTTATTAGGGGGAGGAGCAGCCTTAACCCAAGCGGCAACCTACGGCTTGCTGTCTCTAGCGACAGGCAATCCCTTTCAGGCAGTCCAAATGGCGATCGCGGGGGGTTCCGGTTTACTGTGGAGTGTGGCAGCTTTGGGGGCTAGCCCCAATCTCGAACTCTTATTCGATCTGGTCACCCCCATTCGTCTGGCGGAACTGGCCAATCCCAACCGCCCCTTGCTGCGCCGCCTCGCGGACGAAGCTCCCGGCACCTTTCAACACACCCTCTTTGTGGCTTCGCTGGCCGAGCGGGCAGCCCAAAGACTCAAGCTCAATGCCGAATTGGTGCGCACGGGCACCCTCTATCACGACATCGGCAAAATGCTGCGCGCCCAATACTTTATAGAAAACCTCAAGGGTGCCCCCAACCCCCACGAGGCGTTGAATAATCCCTATCGCAGCGCCGAAATCATTCGAGACCACGTGAGCGACGGTCTCAAGCTGGCCCGCCAATACCGCTTGCCCACCGCCATCCGCGCCTTCATTCCCGAACACCAGGGCACGATCCGCATCGCCTACTTCTACCACCAGGCTCAAGTGGAATCCCCCAACAATCCGCCGGAGGAAGCCGCCTTTCGTTACGACGGCCCGATTCCCCAAACGCGCGAGACAGGGGTGGTGATGTTGGCAGATGCTTGCGAAGCGGCGTTGCGGAGCTTGCGCAAACGCGAGGAAGGAGAGGAAGTCGTCTCGCCCGAGATGGCCAAACGGATGATTCTCAGTATCTTTCGCAATCGTTGGGAGGACGGCCAGCTCGTCGATAGTGGCTTGATGCGAAAAGACCTCGAAGCGATCGCCGAGGTCTTCTTACAAGTTTGGCAGGATTCTTCCCACGAGCGCATTCGCTATCCGCAGCCGCTGATGGTAGGAGCGGGCAGATCGGTATAG